The proteins below come from a single Kryptolebias marmoratus isolate JLee-2015 linkage group LG12, ASM164957v2, whole genome shotgun sequence genomic window:
- the LOC108237705 gene encoding uncharacterized protein LOC108237705, with the protein MHWLPLVAMVIASALPFPHNPETTQPGSSSRRDPAARLAAAPVDYSLRGNASRTDDSTAGALSTQNLQNRKGSVKSLVHDTQETSTAKVENQITYQTFGISGTDDRSRVSLDASSLRTEEISEDNSLPEDYRADGSSSRKVSSGVLDFSKDHTQQDSTDSPLQVSTVENYDVVSPATMLKGQRRLEPTAPSVGNVRKSRTGARTSAGLTLEAGLGLRAGLDGLLEDDVFLNTQPRVLFSSSPSPPEHPPLLLMLESGLLEEDGDGDEQEDPDRHTEGHGDAAVDRSTTPSWADYSRAPSEETDHPMKRDKRSQPIDRRRGEKAVCEAENVWVTDKKTATDSHGQTVTILPEIQTQSGPVKQYFYETRCRQAEQRSSPSKTKGTAGRAVGTGVAGAECFGVDNKQWHSECKVRQTYVRALTKDANNRTGWRWIRIDSSCVCVLLSRSKGKEVLLKRGRG; encoded by the coding sequence ATGCACTGGCTTCccctggttgccatggtgattgcCTCGGCCCTGCCCTTCCCTCACAACCCCGAGACCACGCAGCCCGGCTCCAGCAGCCGCCGTGACCCGGCCGCTCGCCTCGCAGCTGCTCCCGTGGACTACAGCCTCCGAGGAAATGCTTCGCGAACGGACGACAGCACAGCTGGTGCTCTCAGCACGCAGAACCTCCAGAACCGTAAGGGTTCTGTGAAATCCCTCGTTCATGACACTCAAGAGACTTCCACAGCCAAAGTGGAGAATCAAATAACCTACCAAACATTTGGCATCTCAGGCACCGACGACAGAAGCAGAGTCAGTTTGGATGCTTCATCTCTCAGGACCGAGGAGATCTCTGAGGATAATTCTCTACCAGAGGACTACAGAGCTGATGGCTCCAGCAGCAGGAAGGTTTCCTCCGGTGTTTTGGACTTTTCCAAGGATCACACTCAGCAGGACTCCACAGATTCACCCTTACAGGTTTCCACCGTGGAAAACTACGATGTAGTTAGTCCTGCTACGATGCTGAAGGGCCAGAGAAGACTGGAGCCGACTGCCCCTTCAGTTGGAAACGTGCGGAAAAGCAGGACAGGAGCGAGAACAAGTGCAGGTCTGACCCTAGAGGCCGGACTGGGTCTCAGGGCTGGGCTCGATGGCCTTCTGGAAGACGATGTGTTTTTGAACACGCAACCACGAGTtctgttctcctcctccccGTCGCCTCCTGAACACCCACCCCTGCTGCTGATGTTGGAGAGCGGCCTGTTGGAGGAGGATGGGGACGGAGACGAGCAGGAGGACCCGGACAGGCACACCGAGGGTCATGGCGACGCGGCCGTCGACAGGAGCACAACTCCAAGTTGGGCAGACTACTCCAGAGCTCCCAGTGAGGAGACTGACCATCCCATGAAAAGGGACAAACGGTCACAGCCGATCgacaggaggaggggggagaaggCCGTGTGCGAGGCAGAAAATGTTTGGGTCACGGACAAGAAAACCGCCACCGACTCTCACGGACAGACGGTCACCATCCTACCGGAAATCCAGACGCAGTCGGGACCCGTCAAGCAGTACTTCTACGAGACTCGCTGCCGTCAGGCCGAGCAGCGGAGCAGCCCCAGCAAGACGAAGGGGACAGCGGGGCGAGCCGTGGGGACGGGGGTAGCTGGGGCTGAGTGTTTCGGTGTGGATAACAAACAGTGGCACAGCGAGTGCAAAGTCAGGCAGACGTACGTTCGAGCGCTCACCAAAGACGCCAACAACCGCACCGGGTGGAGGTGGATTCGGATAGACTCGTCCTGCGTCTGCGTGCTGCTGTCCAGAAGCAAGGGGAAGGAGGTCCTGCTGAAACGGGGGAGAGGCTAA
- the ppfia3 gene encoding liprin-alpha-3 isoform X1: MMCEVMPTISEDGRGGGAGSLSSPAGGGGGGMGGGMGGYGTRDPRGGGGGGGSGGGGGGDEGGSTGNLESLMVNMLTERERLLESLRETQDSLGTAHLRLRELGHEKESLQRQLSIALPQEFAVLTKELNLCREQLLEREEEIAELKAERNNTRLLLEHLECLVSRHERSLRMTVVKRQAQSPAGVSSEVEVLKALKSLFEHHKALDEKVRERLRVALERVAVLEEELQSSSQEVVSLKEQVKRRQQGLDNGKERLPNGPSSILDDGDMDRQREGEIERQRSELGQLKERLALMCRQVGEIEEQLTSARRELARSEEANQKLQRDLKEALCQREDMEERITTLERRYLSAQREATSLHDIKDKLENELASKESLYRQSEEKNRQLQERLDDAKQKLQQTLQRAETLPEIEAQLAQRVAALNKAEERHGNFEERLRQMEAQLEEKNQELQRARQRERMNDEHNKRLSDTVDKLLSESNERLQLHLKERMAALEEKNALSEELSNMKKLQDDLLANKDQLIAELERLQLEVDQLRARPGGSYSSRSLPGSALELRYSHGGGSLPAGSTTHLDPFNASAGGVVRRSHRARWSTAHEDSSKYPDWDSGALLATGYEQGMDVGCSDDEDDGEPRFGSELLSPSGQTDVQTLAIMLQEQLEAINKEIKLIQEEKENTELRAEEIESRVSVALDSPPIPPSSLGRDSTGRGFIPSSITSSTLASPSPPSSGHSTPRLPHSPARETDRQNNKEDDRSLALLDSTPPPTPRALRLDRMALTHPGAMLDDPREFRSLSADGSSSNSSQDSLHKSSKKKSIKSSIGRLFGKKEKGRLGQPGRDGSASLASTPSEDLSSGDTMGINKTGTLGPADKDRRSKKKHELLEEACRQGLPFASWDGPTVVSWLELWVGMPAWYVAACRANVKSGAIMANLSDTEIQREIGISNPLHRLKLRLAIQEMVSLTSPSAPASTRSSTSNVWMTHAEMESLNAATKPPELKEFSWDQILAYGDMNHEWVGNDWLPSLGLPQYRSYFMESLVDARMLDHLTKKELRGQLKMVDSFHRVSLHYGIMCLKRLNYDRKELERRREESVHQNKDVMVWSNDRVMCWVQSIGLKEYADNLRESGVHGALLALDDTFDYTDLALLLQIPNQNTQARQLLEQEYNSLISMGTERRPDEDGTKTFTRSPSWRKMFREKDLRGVTSDSAETLPANFRASAISTPSVTLRKVQSDASSGARGESASVRTYSC, encoded by the exons GAGTTCGCCGTGCTGACCAAAGAGCTGAACTTGTGCcgggagcagctgctggagagggaggaggagatcGCAGAGCTGAAGGCAGAGAGGAACAACACGCGG ctgctgctggaacaTCTGGAGTGCCTGGTGTCCCGCCACGAGCGCAGCCTGAGGATGACCGTGGTGAAGAGGCAGGCCCAGTCTCCGGCCGGGGTCTCCAGCGAGGTGGAGGTCCTGAAAGCCCTCAAGTCTCTGTTCGAGCACCACAAAGCTCTGGATGAGAAGGTGCGGGAGAGGCTCCGGGTGGCCCTGGAGCGCGTGGCCGTCCTGGAGGAAGAGCTGCAGTCTTCCTCCCAAGAG GTCGTGTCTTTAAAGGAACAAGTCAAACGACGACAGCAGGGACTGGACAACGGCAAGGAG CGGCTTCCTAACGGACCGTCCTCCATCTTGGACGACGGCGACATGGACCGTCAGAGGGAGGGTGAGATCGAGCGTCAGAGGTCGGAGCTGGGGCAGCTGAAGGAGCGGCTTGCCCTCATGTGCAGACAG GTGGGTGAGATCGAGGAGCAGCTCACGTCTGCCAGGAGGGAGCTGGCCCGATCGGAGGAGGCCAATCAGAAGCTGCAGAGGGACCTGAAGGAG GCGCTCTGTCAAAGGGAGGACATGGAGGAGAGGATCACCACATTAGAGCGCAG GTACCTGAGCGCCCAGAGGGAGGCGACGTCTCTCCACGACATCAAAGACAAGCTGGAGAATGAGTTGGCCAGCAAGGAGTCTCTCTACAGACAG AGCGAAGAGAAGAACCGGCAGCTTCAGGAGCGTCTGGATGATGccaaacagaagctgcagcaAACTCTGCAGAGGGCCGAGACGCTGCCTGAGATCGAAGCTCAGCTGGCGCAGAGAGTGGCAGCGCTCAACAAG GCCGAGGAGCGTCATGGCAACTTTGAGGAGCGGCTGCGACAGATGGAGGCACAACTGGAGGAGAAGAACCAGGAGCTACAGAGA GCGAGGCAGAGGGAAAGGATGAATGATGAACACAACAAGCGCCTCTCTGACACCGTGGACAAACTGTTGTCTGAGTCCAACGAGAGGCTGCAGCTCCATCTGAAGGAGAGGATGGCCGCCCTGGAGGAAAAG AATGCTCTTTCTGAGGAACTGTCCAACATGAAGAAACTCCAGGATGATCTGTTGGCAAACAAG GACCAGCTGATAGCAGAGCTGGAGCGTCTTCAGCTTGAGGTGGACCAGCTGAGAGCTCGTCCCGGGGGCTCTTACTCCAG TCGCTCTCTGCCAGGCAGTGCCCTGGAGCTGAGGTATTCCCATGGAGGCGGGTCCCTCCCTGCAGGCTCCACCACTCACCTGGACCCCTTTAATGCCTCTGCCGGGGGCGTGGTCAGGCGAAGCCACCGGGCCCGCTGGAGCACCGCCCATGAAGACTCGAGCAAG TACCCAGACTGGGACAGCGGGGCTCTGTTGGCGACCGGGTACGAGCAGGGCATGGACGTGGGATGCTCCGACGACGAGGACGACGGGGAGCCTCGCTTCGGTTCCGAGCTCCTTTCCCCCAGCGGGCAGACGGACGTGCAGACACTGGCCATCATGCTGCAGGAACAGCTGGAGGCCATCAATAAGGAGATCAA GCTCAtccaggaggagaaggagaacaCGGAGCTGCGGGCTGAAGAGATCGAGAGTCGGGTCAGCGTGGCGTTAGACAGCCCGCCgattcccccctcctccctggGCAGAGACAGCACAGGACGGGGCTTCATCCCGTCGTCCATCACCTCCTCCACCCTGGCCTCCCCGTCTCCCCCCAGCTCTGGACACTCCACCCCTCGCCTGCCTCACTCCCCGGCCCGTGAAACTGATAGACAG AACAACAAGGAGGATGATCGATCCCTCGCTCTCCTCGACTCGACGCCTCCTCCGACTCCTCGCGCGCTGCGATTGGACAGGATGGCCCTCACCCATCCGGGGGCGATGCTCGACGACCCGCGGGAGTTTCGCAG CCTTTCTGCGGATGGCAGCAGCTCCAACAGCAGCCAAGATTCGCTCCACAAGTCCAGCAAGAAGAAAAGCATCAAGTCTTCCATCGGTCGGCTGTTCGGAAAGAAGGAGAAAGGGAGGCTGGGCCAACCCGGGCGCGATGGATCTGCTTCTCTTG CATCTACACCCTCTGAAGACCTCAGCTCTGGAGACACGATGGGGATAAATAAGACAGGAACTCTCGGTCCAGCAGATAAAGATCGTCGCAGCAAAAAGAA ACACGAGCTGCTGGAAGAAGCTTGTCGCCAAGGACTGCCGTTTGCATCTTGGGATGGACCTACCGTTGTGTCCTGGTTGGAG CTGTGGGTGGGAATGCCTGCTTGGTACGTCGCAGCATGTCGCGCCAACGTGAAAAGCGGAGCCATCATGGCAAACCTGTCCGACACGGAGATCCAGAGGGAGATCGGCATCAGTAACCCCCTCCACCGCCTCAAACTGCGGCTGGCCATCCAGGAGATGGTGTCCCTCACCAGCCCGTCTGCCCCAGCCAGCACTCGCTCT TCTACCAGTAACGTGTGGATGACCCATGCAGAGATGGAGTCTCTGAATGCCGCCACCAAGCCTCCG GAGCTGAAAGAATTCAGCTGGGATCAG ATACTGGCCTACGGCGATATGAATCATGAGTGGGTGGGCAACGACTGGCTGCCCAGCCTGGGCCTACCACAGTACCGCAGCTACTTCATGGAGTCCCTGGTGGACGCCCGCATGCTGGACCATCTGACCAAGAAGGAGCTGAGAGGGCAGCTCAAGATGGTAGACAGCTTCCACAG GGTCAGTTTGCATTATGGCATTATGTGCCTGAAGCGCCTGAATTATGACCgcaaggagctggagaggaggagagaggagagcgTGCACCAGAATAAAG atgTGATGGTGTGGTCCAACGATCGAGTGATGTGCTGGGTCCAGTCCATCGGCCTGAAGGAGTACGCCGACAACCTCCGTGAGAGCGGCGTGCACGGCGCTCTGCTGGCGTTGGACGACACGTTTGATTACACCGACTTggccctgctgctgcagatccCCAACCAGAACACACAG gCCAGACAGCTCCTGGAGCAGGAGTACAACTCCCTCATCTCCATGGGAACTGAAAGACGACCCGATGAG GATGGAACAAAGACCTTCACCCGCTCGCCCTCCTGGAGGAAGATGTTTAGGGAGAAAGACCTTCGGGGTGTGACCTCTGATTCCGCCGAGACGCTGCCCGCCAACTTTCGTGCCTCAGCCATCTCCACGCCCTCTGTTACTCTGAGAAAGGTTCAGAGTGATG CCAGCTCTGGTGCCCGCGGTGAATCTGCCTCAGTGAGGACATACTCCTGTTGA